In Fluviicola sp., the sequence GCTGGTATGGTTCAGTTTAATGGTCATACCTGTGGCTGTTCCATCTATCTTGAATACACCTTCAATTCGCTGCCAGCCGTCTATTACCGGGCCACTTGCAGTGAATGTGTAAGAGGGGGTCGTTGCTCCCGGAATTGAAACCGTAATTGTTCCGTTGGCCGGAAGAGTTGGATCTGTATTCTTTACCCAGGCTCCAATGATATAGCTTCCAAAAGTCGGTTTAAATGGCTCTATACAATTACATTCCGTTACAACAAATGAATTAGCTGTCCCATCCTGAGCTTCTTCCGCAATACAAGCTGTTTCGATACCGGCTGTTGCGGTAAGAGATGACAAAGAAGTCAATTTAAGCGAATTTATTCCACTATGCCTGCTTGTTGCATCTACCTGTGAAGCACTCACTGTGAAATTAAGATGTGGAACATTATTACCCAGGTTTGAAAGTGGATAATAGTTCAAATCTTCAAATCCCTCAAAAGCGATCTCCTGCTGTCGTGCATTTACAGCTGAGGCAACAGGCAGCAGGTTCAACTGAGCATTGTATCCATACAATACGGAAGAATATAAGTTCAATTGATTTTTTGATTCCAGCACTTTGCCGAAAACGTCGTAAGTGGAAATCTTTTCGCCCGGTCTCCATCCGGAGGTAGCCACCGGAGGTTCAACCGGAAATGAATGCTTCACCCAATTCCCCCCGCTCAATGTGTAGAAAGGCGTAAAATTGAGATAAGCCCCGTCAAAACGTGTCCGGTAATCATGTGATGCCTGAACACGCTCACTTTGCCACTCATAAGTATTGTCCACTACCAGATCTCCACGCATTCCATATAGATATGGGTTGAGGCTTTGATTCAGGGTTGCTTCGTTATTCGAATAAGATGCTTCTTTGCTGGAAGGGATACCACATTTGATATTATTCCGGTCTCTGTAGGTCAATGCAGAAGAATGAATAATTTCACTGCTTGCGTTTGTCGGGAAAGTGAGTGTATTGGTTGTTTCATCGAATGGGTCCTTTTTTGTTACAAAATTCTCCATCGTTTCGTTTAAACGGTTCTCCCTGTTTGAACGGATAATCTCAACGGTATAAGAACCTGTATTAGGGTAACCCGGTGTTCCAAAGGCACTTAACCCGGTCATGGTCATTAAAAACAAATCGCCATTAGTTGTTGTGTTTTTCTTTGCAATCCAAACAGTACCTGTTAATGCTGGGCTCACAAACCGAATCACATCTCCGGGTGACAATAAATGGTCCATACCCGAAATCACCCCGCCTGCTCCAACGGTGACATTAAAAACAGCGTTCTGAGAAGACGACTTATCTCTCAAACTCTTATAATACCAGTGAGATGGATAAACCATGGAATATAATTCGTCATTCAGTTTATCATTGTCTTTATTGTCATTGTATTCGTCATTCAAAGACGATAACAACACATTCCCTGACTGGTAATCGTAAAGAATATTTTTTGCCTTATTGACCGAATTAAATGTTCTGGTTTCAATATTTTCAACGATCGCCGAACGATTGATGTGCTTAACAACCGCCGCTGAATAGAATGCTTCGGTACGGCTTGTTTTTGTGATTCCAAAAATCGGAATAGGTATTACATAAGGAGGAGAGTATAAAAATTTCAATGAAACCCCAAATGCCGTCTCGCGATTCGTTACTTCATTACTTACAAATTTGGTATCTGCATGGATATCGTATTCTTGAGCAACATATTCGTTCGTAACAACCCCATTATTTTTTAACATCGGTAATGGAGTTGCCAGATCCCGGTAAGAATAAGTAACCTGTTCCTGCAAACTTGGCATCGGGTCTTGTCCGGGAAGTGGTTTATCATAAGCATAAATGGAAGATCGGAATTCCTTTCCATGGAAATCATTGGTTTGAATCGAAAACCCTTGCGAAAAAGCAAATCGATTCGTTGTTTTCCCAGTTAAGAAATTGGATGGTTTATCCGTTTCAACGGATTTATTAATCACCGTTTTTTGGAAAAGTACAGGGTATTTCTTAGACGTTATGAATTCGGTTTCCGAATATCCACGGTTTTCAACCCCCGTCATCTCTACCTTTACCTTCTCATATCCAATAATCGGGTCCGGGTATAATGGCAGGGCAAGTGGGGTTGGATTAAATTTTGTTTCATCCGGGAACTTTTTCAACACATTGACATATGTATCCCAGGAATACAGGGCACATTCATCAATGATCCCGGCGGGTTCAAAGGCAGCATTTCCCTGAGCTTCGTCTGATGTATAAGTATATTTCCAGGTATAAACTCCAGGTATATCTTCTCCTGATACCGCTTCCCAATTATCTTTATAGGTGATTTGTGAAACCCTTCCGTTTCCTCCGAATTTAGGAGTTGGCGAATAAACCCGAACCGTCGAAAAATCAGTGATTAAGGTTGATACCCATCCCTTGTCACTCATGAGCGCATTGATATCCGTTTTCTTCATCGCCACCGATTTATCAAGGATAAGTTCCTGGTCTGCAGAAGCACTTGCGGTAGCACCATAAACCACATCTGCCAGATTACGGCGTGCAAATTCAATGGCAGCTCTTTGAAGGGGATGGAATACATTCCCGTTCTTTTTTCCATCTTTATCATTTACGATAGTTGGTTTTAAAACCACATAACCATATTTGTAATCATCTCCAACAGCTGTTGGGGGAAGTATACCGATTGCCGTGACACCGCCGTAATCGACATCAATTTTGGCAAACCATGGAACCAACTCGTTGACACCGCTGGTAACTTTTACGTGCTGCTTTACAAAGATGGATTGCATTAATCCGCTGGATTGTGTGAGATCACGGAAGTATTGATTGCGTAATTCTGTATTGGCAGTACTGAATGGTAAAGTTCCGTCAATCGATTGAGGCAATTCATAAATCAGTACGTTATTCGGAACTACTCCTTCATCAAAATCACCTGTTAGATTCAGGTAATCCCGCATAAATGGCCAGTTTGTTCCGGAGGTTACTCCGCTCAGTGATGAGTTGTGATAACTGGACGATAAATACGTACTTTGATCCCAGGTTCCAGCATCCAGGATATCTTTCAATTCAGACACAGCCATCATTCCTTTCAGATCAATGTGTCTCATCGTTTTGCGATTTTGAACAGTCGTATATGAATCAGCTTCATATTCAAACTCAATGGTACCATTTGCAGGAGTGTCAATTCTTTTGAGCTTCCATGCTTTTGCATTTAATGCAGCAACAGATGGATCCTGATCCGTATAAGGAAAAACATCGTTCGGTTTGTTCGGATCAATGGCTTTCTTTTTCCCCCATCCATCAGTTACCGGGCTGTAATCCGGATTTTCTGCTGCTGATGTAGGGTACTTAAATTCGTAATGATAGAGGGAATTTTCCTGGGATGTACCGCTATATGACCTTACTTTTGTAAGAGTCAGTTTACCCGTTTGACCTGGTATGGTGCTTATATTCGAAGGATTATTTTTGCACAATTCATAGGTGTATTCAAATTCAATGGTTTGAAGTGGTTTTACAGAACCTCCGTTTACCGGATCGATTCTTTCCGAGCGGTTGTAAATCTTAATAAACTTCAACCGTTTTAACTTTGCAGCGGAATTTAAAGCACCATTTTCATCCGTCACACCAACTGCATCATCCCTGTCTTCTAAAACGAATTCAGCAATTAAGTTTTTCGATTCGATTTGTTTCGGGTACCACACCTCTTTCTCACCATAGGCATAATTTGCCATATCATCGAGGTTGGTTCCTAATAACCCCCTGTTAAATGTTGCCTGGTTAACTCCCATCGGAAAGCGCCATTTATAAGGAGTTGTTTTATCAAAAAGACGCGTGTATTTGAAGTGATAATAATTCCCGATATCATCCAGACTCGGACCATTATCTGTTCTGTCTACATAATCGGAGCTCAGCATTTCTGTTAGTAAAAAGGAATGCGGATAAGCCGGAACTACCGATTTATCAAAATAGTGGGATTCGCCCCTGGTATTGCTAATAGAATTATCCGTCCCCGGACTGTAAGAAACCAAACCGTCTCCATCAGGATCTGTTTGTCCTGTCATTGAAAAAGTAACTTGTGCAGATTTCAGTTCATATGCAGGAATCCCAAAAACATACCGGGTTCCGTCTGTATTCATTGTTTCTATAGCTGATAAATGATTGGCATAATGCGGATCATTCGAACCTATTCCTGGTTCAATACGTTTTTGAACATTAGAAGCTCCGGTACTTGTAAAGTACTGAAAGCCTGCCTCACCTGCAAAAGCACTGTATTCTTCTGCTGTATAAGGAGCAAAATAATTTGCCCTTACACGGGTATTTGCTGCATTAATCGAAGTTGAATTAATGGCGCTCGAAAAAGTTGCATTCTCATTTTGGATATTTCCAGTTAGTCTTACTTCTTTTTCATTGTCATAAAGTTCAAAAGTCGGGTAAACAGGCTGTGCTCCTCCCAAGGTATTCAGATCGCCCAAGTCCTCCGGTGTCATTTCACCGGATGCTTTAAAGTAGACCGAATTATCAAATTTATTTCCTTTGGATTCGGGAGTAAAGTGAAGTCTCGCATTATTGTCATTAATTGCAGTAAACTCTCCTGATTCTACGTCACCGTCACCGTTAATGGTAGATCCGGCGATACCTAAAGTTCCGATAGTTGGAGGAGTTGTAGACTGTACATATCCTAGTGAAAAGCTGCCTCCTGTATTGTCATTACTCATTTTAGATGCTGCATCCTCATAAGTTCCCACATCCATTCTTCTTCCCCGGTATGTTCCTCCGAATCCCATGGCACTGACACTGAAAATGTCGTAGGTCTGAAATGAAAATGGAAGGTTTACCATTTCTTTGGAATACTCATAATCGTTTATCCGGTTAAAATCCATCAATGGGGTAGTGGTTCCGTATCCATTGGGTGCAACAGCATAGTTGTCGTATTTGTTGCTGTGATAATAACCGATAGCAGGCTGAATAATTTTGGAATCTGCATTTCTGGCTATGGTAATTTGAGTGTCATAGTCGGTTGAAATAAAACCGATTTTTAAGGTACTGATGCCTAATTTAACCCCGAAAAAGAAATCTGTACCGAATGAACCGGAATTACCATAGGAGTTCATGCGCACGCTTGGAAGGGAAGTAATTGTACCATAAGGTAAAACCGAACTGGTCCCGTAGGAAGCACTAAGGCCATACTTCCCCTTGGTCTTGGCATTATTTTTTGTTTTGTCTTTATCTTCATATCCAAGACTTGCGTTGAAAGAATGTGTTTTTGCTACCAATCCCTGGCGACTTTGAAAGCTTTGTCCATAAGTGTATCCCAATGCGGCCCCGATACCCTGGGAACTCCCGTTGTCACGACCCGCAGAGAGCCCGTAACTGGTGTTTGTGCCCACCCCTCTTTTGGTATCCGAACTATAACCCAATCCAAAGGTCGGCGCTACGTATAATCCTGATTTTTCATACCCGAATGATAAGGAAGCCTGCAGTCCGAAATCAAAAGTCTTCCCATTCCCCAAATAAGTATTGCTATAACTTCCCCACAGCGCCGTAACCTGCAGACCTAAATTGGCATATTTCGAACCTCCCAGACCAATACCATATCCCAGATATCCACCCTGTTTGAATCCGTCAGTAACATCATTTGCCTGGTTGAATGTTCTTTCTACAGTCTGTTCTCCGTTAAATTCATCGGGTAAGCCTCTCATAGTGCGGTTCACCGCTCCGACATTTAAATCCCAACCCAGTCCTACCCAGGATGCTTCGGTATTCATGTTAATGTTGGAGCTATAACTTAGCGCTAAAGCATAACCTTCAATATCTGCAATCGGAATTGAGTAGGTTAAATCACCGGTAAATTTATCAACCATTCCATCAGTACTCGATACGGTATAACCGGATGTTTCAGATTGTCCGGGACCTCCTGACATCGTCTTTAAAGTCGTCGATAGATTTGCGTTAGTTTGCCGGTTTACTTTTACAGCTTTGTCGGAATTTTCCTCGCTGAGATTTGCAATGAATCGGGCAAAATTCAACTCTTTTTTATTTTCAATCAATTGAAAGTTACCCGGAACATTATACTGCATGGCGTAAACAACCGGGGATGCACAGTTGATCAACATGGTTATAAGCAATAAGCTACTTATTCCTTTCAAAACCTGCTTGTTATTTTTTAGATGGTGCATGGCTGGAAATTAGTTGTTATATAAAAAGCGGAGATAGCGTTTTTCTCCCGTTGGATTTTGTAATTCAAGGATATAATACTTTCCTACAGTCAAACCTAAGGTGGAGAGAGTCATATTATAAGTATTATCGTCATAATTGTATGGAAGTTTCATAAAGGTATTACCTACAGGAAAAGTGGTTCCATTAAAATCGCAGGAAGCTTTTTTGACATAGTCTTCATCATAAATGGTAAATGGAAGAAATTTACCCGGTTCAATGCTGTATTCTTCCTGGTAATAAAACTTCAGTTTTCCTTCAACTGCTGAAACATACCCGCCGTCCAACTCTCGCTTCACTTCTGCCGGACTGGTATTACTGTTTGTCCTGGCTGCACAAGGAAAATAGGTTATGACGTTCTGTGCTTCCGTATTTAATTGATCTGTAAAAATGGTGACTTTTAATAAGCCTGTTTGAGTGAAATTCGGTGAAACATTTGTTGGAGAATCATTTAACTGGATCACGCAAGTTGAAGCTGAATTTACTCTGAAGAATCTCACCCGATCAGTACTATTACTTGATAATGTGGTTGTAACATAACTGGTTCCATTGTAATATTTCAATTTTATGGATGAGGCAGAAGCCGTTGATTGTCGTATCTCAATGTATTGATAATTACCTGCTGGAGTAAAAGTAGAAAGGTCTGAAGGTGGATTAAAGACACAATACATGGTATTTGGATAAGTTGTTGCAGTCTTCTTTTGAAATTCAATAAACCCATAATACCCGGATGATGTGTTAAATGATTGCTCCCATCCATACGTGTTTCCACTTGTTGTCAGATTCCTGTAAATACTATTCAATGTTGTTCCACTGATCATTTCACTTTGAGATTCCCAACTCACCTGGTAACCAACCCAAATGTGCTTTGAAAAATTAACATTGACATTATTTCCGGATCCATCCTTGGTGGTTATTGTTCCTGTAAAATAGTAATGACCAGGAGGTATATTGGATACCGTTCCTGACGGGTTGGTATTAGCATATAATGCTAAATGATCATAAAAAAAATCGGACACCCCGGTTACATAGTTGTCATAGTACAATTTTAATGATGTGATTCTGGTAGATGAAAGCCAACCGTTTGAAGGTACCAGCGTATAACTACAACTTCCGAGGCTGGGTGTACATGTGTTGTGAGTAACTGTTGTATTAACAGCCACGGTAGGAGTTTGACTCCAAGCAGAAAGCCCACTTAACAATCCTATTGTTAAGACAAGGATCTTTATCATTTCAATTCTCTTACTATTCATTGGTCAATGTTTAATCAAATTCTACCAGCAGCAATTCCTCTTTAATCACTCCCTCGATTCTGGCCCTCAACCAAATTTCAATTGCTTTGGTAGGAAAAACGCCCAACTGAATGGTAAATGTATGTTGGATCGCGTCATAAGTAAAACCTGGAAATGTTGAGATTCCATTTGACATATTGTGGTTTCCCTGGTACAAGTTAGTATGTAAGCTATCAGCTGATGTTACTTCAACCTCGACCAACATAGAATCAGTTAGATTGGCTTCACCGGTTAAATGAAATTCAAAACCGGAGGGAATTGAATCATAAAAGTCTTGATAGACAACAAATCCCTGGCTAAAAGCAGTCGGGGACTGGAGAAGTAAGAAAATAAAAATAAGTCTCATTAGGTGACTTTTTAGGTTGCAAAACAAAAATGTGTTTCCCGAATAGGAACCATTCTTTAAGATCAATGCACAATTGAAATATAAAACCCAAAATTACCTGAAAGGATTAAGGCGAAGGTTGTTGTTCCAGAAGGTTGATCTTAATACATCGCGAAAATAGCAATGTGTTTTGAAAAAAACTAATGAATTGTGTTAAAAAGGAATTATTTTTTCAATCAGTTATTGTAAAAACTTGGTGTTCACGGATTAAGATGAAAGTCTCCCTTAAAAGTCTAATCTCTTATTAATTGGAAAAATCCTGAAGCATGCAAATCCGAAGAATTTAATGAATTTTCTGCTTCTATCCTCCAAAAATACACACCTTCTACCGCCGGTTTATCATCAACCACACCATTCCAGCCGGTTTCCATATCCTGCGTTTCATATATTAAATTTCCCCAACGATTGTAAATGGATAGTCTGGCATTAGTAATCAATCGAAGCTTAACTGGAACTAATAAATCATTTACCTTATCTCCATTGGGGGTAAAAATATTCGGAAATTCAATCAGTGATTCACACATATCTTGACTCAAATCGGCTGCCGAAAAAATGACTGTGTCCTGATACTTGCAACCATTAATATAAGCTTCTACAATATATTGTCCCGTGTCTGAAACCGTAAAAACGGTTGCTTCCACGGCATTTTGCCAAATTACATCTGTTGCAGTTGTGCTGAAGTCATATTGGTAGCTATCTAAGGGACACAAAAACTTATCTGCTCCAAGAATTTCCATTTGCGGTTTGTAGTCAGCTGTATCCAATGGGATGACAAACACATTATCGATGTAAAAATAGGCTCTTTTCATAAGGGCCTGTGGGTTAAACATTTCAACGGTTGCATCATCATCTGTCAAATAGCAACCGATAGATAAGAACTTTTCTGTTCCATTTGCGGTAATTGTATCTGATACCAGGATCCAGTTGACTGTATCTTTGATCGTTGAATTTGAAATTAACAACTCAACATCAGGGTTTGATTGTAGTATTTGTGTAGGACGGCTATCAAAAAATTTCAAGCCAATTTCATTAATGCTGTAAGCCGCTTTATCTCCTACACTAGTATAAAATCCCACATAATACTGATGTCCTTGTTTCAGGCTGCATTCTAGCTCCTTGCACATGTATTCTCGAGCATTATCATCATTAATGGACGGATCATACGCATACTCAATTAACCCGGCATAAACCGCCCCTTCCTGAGGAAATTGATGCCCTGCAAAATTGTTCGGAACCTGCATATTTGTATTCGGAGCACAAGGTGCAAATAAATCAGGTGAGCCCATAATTCCATTTAAAGGGATCATCCAGTCTGTCGCATAAGTAATAGTAACTGAGCCCTGATTGACCGGACAGTTATTTAGGATTTCAAAGCTTCCGTTTTTGACCAAATTTTGGGAGCTACAGTGAAATCCTATCAATATAGTTAAGATATATAAGATTTGTTTAAGCAACATGATGAATGATTTTCAAAAAATAAAATTAGTGCTTTTGCGATGAATATACTTTCCAATTTTTAATACAACCTTTAGGTGCAGACGGCTTAAACTATTAGGGTCGTGACAATCTAAATCTACTAAGTTAAACTTAGTATCAATATCTCCAGCAATTGCTTCCCCTTGTACGGAAAATCGCAACTCACTTGTTTTAAGTATTACTAAATCATTTTACTAAAAGATTAGCAAGACACATCTTTGTAGAAACTTTT encodes:
- a CDS encoding gliding motility-associated C-terminal domain-containing protein; protein product: MLLKQILYILTILIGFHCSSQNLVKNGSFEILNNCPVNQGSVTITYATDWMIPLNGIMGSPDLFAPCAPNTNMQVPNNFAGHQFPQEGAVYAGLIEYAYDPSINDDNAREYMCKELECSLKQGHQYYVGFYTSVGDKAAYSINEIGLKFFDSRPTQILQSNPDVELLISNSTIKDTVNWILVSDTITANGTEKFLSIGCYLTDDDATVEMFNPQALMKRAYFYIDNVFVIPLDTADYKPQMEILGADKFLCPLDSYQYDFSTTATDVIWQNAVEATVFTVSDTGQYIVEAYINGCKYQDTVIFSAADLSQDMCESLIEFPNIFTPNGDKVNDLLVPVKLRLITNARLSIYNRWGNLIYETQDMETGWNGVVDDKPAVEGVYFWRIEAENSLNSSDLHASGFFQLIRD